From one Mycobacterium colombiense CECT 3035 genomic stretch:
- a CDS encoding nucleoside triphosphate pyrophosphohydrolase: MIVVLFDPRRPSLVPIEAIEHLGGEVQYTEEMPVAVPWSLSAARPVHSGEDAPVLLSSDPDHPAVVARLAAGARLISAPETPRGERLVDAVAMMDKLRTAGPWESEQTHDSLRRFLLEETYELLDAVGSGNAEALREELGDVLLQVLFHARIAEDASQFPFTIDDVATTLMRKLGNRVPGVLAGQSISLEEQLAQWEERKAAEKPRKSVMDEVHTGQPALALAQKVIARAGKAGLPADLIPETVTSISVSADVDAESALRSAVLEFVETVRGVERVIAAARRGSGVPEEFDVAPLGEISEDDWREHWPAEEPKAVEDRLQDSAPDTDGKADATVDVVEEEATADDA; this comes from the coding sequence ATGATCGTCGTCTTGTTCGACCCCCGCCGCCCCTCGCTGGTGCCCATCGAAGCCATCGAGCACCTCGGCGGCGAGGTGCAGTACACCGAAGAGATGCCCGTCGCGGTGCCGTGGTCGCTGTCCGCGGCGCGCCCGGTGCACTCCGGCGAAGACGCCCCGGTGCTGCTGTCGTCGGACCCCGACCACCCCGCCGTCGTCGCCCGGTTGGCGGCCGGGGCCCGGCTGATCTCGGCGCCCGAGACGCCACGCGGGGAACGGCTGGTCGACGCCGTGGCGATGATGGACAAGCTGCGCACCGCGGGGCCGTGGGAGAGCGAACAAACCCACGACTCGCTGCGCAGGTTTCTGCTGGAGGAGACCTACGAGCTGCTGGACGCGGTCGGCAGCGGCAATGCCGAGGCGCTGCGAGAAGAGCTCGGCGACGTGCTGCTGCAGGTGCTTTTCCACGCGCGCATCGCCGAGGACGCGTCGCAATTCCCCTTCACCATCGACGACGTCGCCACCACCCTGATGCGCAAGCTGGGCAATCGGGTGCCGGGAGTGCTTGCGGGGCAATCCATTTCGCTCGAAGAGCAGCTGGCCCAGTGGGAAGAGCGCAAGGCCGCCGAGAAGCCGCGCAAGTCGGTGATGGACGAGGTGCACACCGGCCAGCCCGCATTGGCGCTGGCGCAGAAGGTCATTGCGCGTGCCGGCAAGGCGGGCCTGCCCGCGGACCTGATCCCCGAGACGGTCACGTCGATCTCGGTGTCGGCCGACGTCGACGCCGAAAGTGCCCTGCGCAGCGCCGTTCTGGAATTCGTGGAGACGGTCCGCGGTGTCGAGCGGGTGATCGCGGCCGCGCGCCGCGGCAGCGGGGTGCCCGAGGAGTTCGACGTGGCCCCGCTCGGCGAGATCTCCGAGGACGACTGGCGCGAGCACTGGCCGGCCGAAGAACCGAAGGCCGTCGAGGATCGGCTGCAGGACTCGGCGCCGGATACCGACGGCAAGGCCGACGCGACCGTCGATGTGGTCGAGGAAGAAGCGACCGCCGACGACGCCTGA
- a CDS encoding DUF501 domain-containing protein: MVDHADLEAVARQLGREPRGVLDIAYRCPNGEPGVVKTAPKLPDGTPFPTLYYLTHPALTAAASRLETTGLMREMTERLGRDPELATAYRRAHESYLAERDAIEPLGTTFSGGGMPDRVKCLHVLIAHSLAKGPGVNPFGDEALAILAGEPAMAGILVAGQW; this comes from the coding sequence GTGGTTGATCATGCCGACCTGGAAGCGGTAGCGCGCCAGCTGGGGCGCGAGCCGCGCGGGGTACTCGACATCGCCTACCGGTGCCCCAACGGTGAACCCGGCGTGGTGAAGACGGCGCCGAAACTGCCCGACGGCACGCCGTTTCCGACGTTGTACTACCTGACCCATCCGGCCCTGACGGCCGCCGCCAGCAGACTGGAGACCACCGGGTTGATGCGCGAGATGACCGAAAGGCTGGGCCGGGACCCGGAATTGGCGACCGCCTACCGGCGCGCCCACGAGTCATATCTGGCCGAACGGGACGCGATCGAGCCGCTGGGAACCACGTTCTCCGGTGGCGGAATGCCCGACCGGGTCAAGTGTCTGCATGTGCTGATCGCGCATTCGCTGGCCAAGGGGCCGGGCGTGAATCCGTTCGGCGACGAGGCGCTGGCGATTTTGGCCGGCGAGCCCGCGATGGCCGGCATCCTGGTGGCCGGCCAATGGTGA
- a CDS encoding FtsB family cell division protein, with product MADAKRPDSKRRSPASRPGKAGDAGRGRRTAKPSSKPSSRTSPTANQAGRAAPRTQQEHVVEPITRQAAESVEQRSEQRLGFTARRAAVLAAVICVLTLTIAGPVRTYFAQRTEMNQLAATEAALRRQVADLEQRKAKLGDPAYIAAQARERLGFVKPGDIPFQVQLPPSAAEPTQPGSPSAKPANNDPWYTSLWHTIADAPHLPPAKAPAPEAPPAEPGAPGPLPAPNPTGPGG from the coding sequence ATGGCTGACGCGAAACGGCCCGACTCGAAACGGCGCTCCCCGGCCTCACGCCCGGGGAAGGCCGGCGATGCGGGTCGGGGCCGCCGCACGGCCAAGCCGTCCTCCAAGCCGTCTTCGCGGACGTCGCCCACGGCGAACCAGGCCGGCCGGGCCGCCCCGCGAACGCAGCAAGAGCATGTCGTCGAGCCCATCACCCGCCAGGCCGCCGAATCGGTGGAGCAGCGCTCCGAGCAACGGCTGGGTTTCACCGCGCGCCGCGCGGCGGTGCTGGCCGCGGTGATCTGCGTGCTGACGTTGACCATCGCCGGGCCGGTGCGCACCTACTTCGCCCAGCGCACCGAGATGAATCAGCTGGCCGCCACCGAAGCGGCGCTGCGCCGTCAGGTCGCGGACCTAGAACAGCGCAAGGCCAAACTCGGTGACCCGGCCTACATCGCGGCGCAGGCCCGCGAGCGCCTCGGCTTCGTCAAGCCCGGGGACATCCCGTTCCAGGTCCAGCTTCCGCCGTCGGCGGCCGAGCCCACGCAGCCGGGATCGCCGTCGGCGAAACCGGCCAACAATGACCCGTGGTACACGTCGCTGTGGCACACCATCGCCGACGCCCCGCACCTGCCGCCGGCCAAAGCGCCTGCGCCCGAAGCCCCGCCGGCCGAACCGGGCGCACCCGGCCCGTTGCCCGCACCGAATCCCACGGGTCCCGGTGGTTGA
- the eno gene encoding phosphopyruvate hydratase encodes MPIIEQVGAREILDSRGNPTVEVEIALIDGTFARAAVPSGASTGEHEAVELRDGGERYGGKGVQKAVQAVLDEIGPAVIGLNADDQRLVDQALLDLDGTPDKSRLGGNAILGVSLAVAKAAADSAELPLFRYLGGPNAHILPVPMMNILNGGAHADTAVDIQEFMVAPIGAPSFAEALRWGAEVYHALKSVLKKEGLSTGLGDEGGFAPDVAGTTAALDLISRAIESVGFKLGSDVALALDAAATEFFTDGTGYKFEGSTRTAEQMAEFYAGLLGSYPLVSIEDPLSEDDWDGWVTLTASIGDRVQLVGDDIFVTNPERLEEGIDKGVANALLVKVNQIGTLTETLDAVALAHHSGYRTMMSHRSGETEDTTIADLAVAVGSGQIKTGAPARSERVAKYNQLLRIEEALGDAARYAGDLAFPRYAVEAK; translated from the coding sequence GTGCCGATTATCGAGCAGGTCGGGGCCCGCGAGATCCTCGATTCCCGCGGTAACCCGACAGTCGAGGTCGAGATAGCCCTGATCGACGGGACGTTTGCCCGCGCGGCGGTGCCGTCCGGCGCGTCGACGGGAGAGCACGAGGCCGTCGAGCTGCGCGACGGCGGCGAGCGTTACGGCGGCAAGGGCGTGCAGAAGGCGGTGCAGGCCGTGCTGGACGAGATCGGCCCGGCGGTGATCGGCCTGAACGCCGACGATCAGCGGCTGGTGGATCAGGCGCTGCTGGATCTGGACGGCACGCCCGACAAGTCGAGGCTGGGCGGCAACGCGATCCTCGGCGTCTCCCTGGCGGTCGCCAAGGCGGCCGCCGATTCCGCCGAGCTGCCGCTGTTCCGCTACCTCGGTGGGCCGAACGCGCACATCCTGCCGGTGCCGATGATGAACATCCTCAACGGCGGCGCGCACGCCGACACCGCCGTCGACATCCAGGAGTTCATGGTGGCGCCGATCGGCGCGCCCAGCTTCGCCGAGGCGTTGCGCTGGGGCGCCGAGGTGTACCACGCGCTGAAGTCGGTGCTGAAGAAGGAGGGCCTGAGCACCGGCCTGGGCGACGAGGGCGGCTTCGCCCCGGACGTGGCGGGCACCACCGCGGCCCTGGATCTGATCAGCCGGGCCATCGAGTCGGTCGGTTTCAAACTCGGTTCCGACGTGGCGCTGGCGCTCGACGCGGCGGCCACCGAATTCTTCACCGACGGGACGGGCTACAAGTTCGAGGGTTCCACCCGCACCGCCGAGCAGATGGCGGAGTTCTACGCCGGGCTGCTCGGCTCCTACCCGCTGGTGTCCATCGAAGACCCGCTGTCGGAAGACGATTGGGACGGCTGGGTGACCCTGACCGCGTCGATCGGTGACCGGGTCCAGCTGGTCGGCGACGACATCTTCGTCACCAATCCCGAGCGCCTGGAAGAGGGCATCGACAAGGGAGTGGCAAATGCGTTGCTGGTCAAGGTGAATCAGATCGGCACGCTGACCGAGACCCTGGACGCCGTCGCGCTCGCCCACCACAGCGGCTATCGCACGATGATGAGCCACCGCAGCGGCGAGACCGAGGACACCACGATCGCCGACCTGGCGGTGGCCGTCGGCAGCGGGCAGATCAAGACCGGCGCGCCGGCCCGCAGCGAGCGCGTCGCCAAGTACAACCAGCTGCTGCGGATCGAGGAGGCGCTCGGCGACGCCGCGCGCTACGCCGGCGACCTGGCCTTCCCGCGCTACGCCGTGGAGGCGAAATAG
- a CDS encoding lytic transglycosylase domain-containing protein, whose protein sequence is MSPRRWMRAAAVIGATAIVLASSCTWQLSLFIPDGVPPPAGDPVPAVDTHASGRPADQLRDWAVQRSAGLEIPVIALEAYAYAARVAEVENPKCHIAWTTLAGIGQVESHHGTYRGARLAPNGDVSPPIRGVRLDGSGGTLRIVDTEEDVTDDDGVTRAMGPMQFIPETWRLYGVDAHNDGRVSPDNIDDAALAAAGYLCWRGKDLATPRGWITALRAYNNSGVYARAVRDWATAYAKGHPL, encoded by the coding sequence GTGTCGCCGAGGCGTTGGATGCGCGCGGCCGCCGTGATCGGCGCGACCGCGATCGTTCTGGCATCCAGTTGCACCTGGCAGCTCAGCCTGTTCATCCCCGACGGGGTCCCGCCGCCGGCCGGGGATCCGGTGCCGGCGGTGGACACCCACGCCAGCGGCCGGCCCGCGGATCAGTTGCGGGACTGGGCGGTGCAGCGGTCGGCAGGGCTGGAGATCCCGGTGATCGCGCTCGAGGCCTACGCCTACGCGGCCCGGGTCGCCGAAGTCGAGAACCCGAAATGCCACATCGCGTGGACCACCCTGGCCGGCATCGGCCAGGTCGAGAGCCACCATGGCACCTACCGCGGAGCGCGGCTGGCCCCCAACGGCGATGTGAGCCCCCCGATTCGGGGCGTCCGCCTCGACGGCAGCGGCGGCACGCTGCGCATCGTCGACACGGAGGAAGACGTCACCGACGACGACGGTGTGACGCGCGCCATGGGGCCGATGCAGTTCATCCCGGAGACGTGGCGGCTCTATGGTGTCGACGCTCACAACGACGGCCGCGTCAGCCCGGACAACATCGACGACGCGGCGCTCGCCGCGGCCGGGTATCTGTGTTGGCGCGGAAAGGATCTCGCGACGCCGCGCGGCTGGATCACCGCGCTGCGCGCCTACAACAACTCCGGTGTCTACGCCCGGGCGGTCCGCGATTGGGCGACCGCTTACGCGAAGGGCCACCCGCTGTAG